The Manihot esculenta cultivar AM560-2 chromosome 1, M.esculenta_v8, whole genome shotgun sequence genome has a window encoding:
- the LOC110611711 gene encoding uncharacterized protein LOC110611711 isoform X1, protein MREGLRSSVKLLAKTDDSESSPCQATVKMDVDSTEEKGFNSSDGKSPKLIGSLTEENKLVSAPKEEAEMNQIDGSTCGDCGAWSDTDEDVTDDRRKRNRINYEGECEDDSVKKLKVKDDAVDGKLQVVGRILRSGCTVKSGGGKKAEGGQSNDGFVGNLTRRDVFEDNGVKVQKEDTVHFDIRDTYLSGNMMRKKIVYTRGRPPKSLKSKFQQKWGDVAKEAIEQSAGRASVKKLKRKRGRPPKVLENYESEKWGGMEKEMIGLSASQAGCQKKNKEIENLKPRRGRPPKAQGSDLSDKRRAALEEEEVNKSAGRESNQLNNEARKKNLKRKRGRPPKVRDNYELLPAKEINCSDDDKEGKTKKKAEKMSRRRLQRQTVRDKIVELLLGAGWEIQYRPRNGREYKDAVYVNPEGRTHWSVTLAYRVLKKQYEDSEGNSNTSKPGFKFTPLPEEELSILTKVMTKERSDKNKKKKKWNQEKGVKTTELVTERKKWKLHKRKLGAVPGVNFKKLKRRTKLKTMHRRENDSTCTTAQGAAVSVRDHKQLEAHCRKRCALMVRNSQDRIQSETDGYVLYDGKQTVLAWMIGLGTVQLDEKVHYLKRRKTRAVLRGRITTDGIQCDCCSKTFTIAEFEAHAGGKSCQPFKNIYLETGASLFHCQLDSWNKQDESSRKGFHFVDIDGEDPNDDTCGICGDGGDLICCDGCPSTFHQSCLGIKKFPSGLWHCMFCLCKFCGMACGNMLQRDDDNASPLLALLTCCFCEEKYHRSCAQVKDTMSDDPDSSSFCGKTCQELYKRLHMLFGVKHDLDEGFSWTFLRRFDVGPDVSLSGMPQKVECNSKLAVALHIMDECFLPMVDHRSGVNLIHNIVYNFGSNFNRLNYSGFFTAILERGDEIIAAASIRIHGNHLAEMPFIGTRYMYRRQGMCRRLLSAIEMALCSLNIEKLVIPAVSELRETWTSVFGFKPLEGMSKKILRNMNMLVFPGVDMLQKPLLKHQFPGENMNPIEGLESTESGKVHTTEEMTNNFVGRSSAEFDFKGSIETGIPHSCSMINELAAIEPISLLMDGCLNDTSEVAIQSASTTECRELGVNSDNLDGRIGNIVKSHDAANDKQCGNEMVNNSDERYPGGFDLEDCSENNLPHSSNIIGESALVESVSLLPDGCLNDTSDVTTQSANPTKCHESGSTSGNPDKRNESNVKPHDSSHNTDEQMGNKMISNSDGRSSTGFDLKGSNYDSNMIGDRAAFEHDSVFLDGCLNDTSISIQGVNNIKFQVQQRVTSDILDGESKNIMNPLDSLCKVCKESEGEMINNSNGSDSAGFDLKSSSETNVIGEPAAAESVGLPDGCLNEASDLIIQERNKITCHDQSGTVSHNLDGINENIGSCPDSLCDAYEQVAKVTGQQNSLSASIIPPTDNALQELHVQLNNASEVGIQFSAESLIGSEAASHLGEFPRASSGGAENVSCEVKIDVSNVEHNPDSVGEDSMHMTAQIISSQSQDLATEYGVNVSDENAVLHESDTGVISRDGVKSTSSEACPRAQDALNVFFPALPVEQNFNSCQRNGPDGQETEIVAMDNVMASDVIVKPNSHGCMNNAICMSREVASSSCGDGVYGLKDMSAITQSDAISLDGVLISGKAHVNNKLLKPPGSGSELDRASVTQSNSESMCSSSSASGVALHCASGGVNSCSAPDVIMLSNQAN, encoded by the exons ATGAGAGAGGGCTTGCGATCAAGCGTTAAATTGTTGGCGAAAACCGACGACAGTGAGTCATCGCCGTGCCAAGCGACAGTTAAGATGGATGTCGACAGTACTGAAGAAAAGGGCTTTAATTCGAGTGATGGTAAATCCCCAAAACTGATTGGTTCTTTGACTGAAGAGAACAAATTGGTTTCTGCCCCAAAAGAAGAAGCAGAGATGAATCAGATTGATGGGTCAACGTGTGGGGATTGTGGTGCTTGGAGTGATACTGATGAGGATGTTACTGATGATAGGAGGAAAagaaatagaataaattatgaGGGAGAGTGTGAAGATGATAGTGTCAAAAAACTGAAGGTGAAGGATGATGCTGTGGATGGTAAATTGCAGGTTGTTGGTAGGATTCTGCGGTCTGGGTGTACTGTGAAATCTGGTGGTGGGAAGAAAGCTGAAGGGGGACAAAGTAATGATGGTTTTGTTGGGAACCTGACCAGGAGAGATGTTTTTGAGGATAATGGTGTAAAGGTGCAAAAAGAAGACACTGTTCATTTTGACATACGGGACACTTATCTGTCAGGTAATATGATGAGGAAAAAAATAGTATACACACGTGGGAGGCCTCCCAAGTCTTTGAAGAGTAAGTTTCAGCAAAAATGGGGTGATGTTGCAAAGGAAGCTATTGAACAATCTGCTGGTCGAGCGAGTGTAAAAAAATTGAAGCGCAAGCGTGGGCGGCCTCCCAAGGTACTGGAGAATTATGAGTCTGAGAAGTGGGGTGGCATGGAAAAGGAAATGATTGGTTTATCTGCTAGTCAAGCAGGGTGTCAGAAGAAGAATAAAGAGATTGAAAATTTAAAGCCTAGACGTGGGAGACCACCCAAGGCTCAGGGAAGTGATTTGTCTGACAAGAGAAGGGCTGCATTGGAAGAGGAAGAGGTTAATAAATCTGCTGGCAGAGAGAGTAATCAGCTGAATAATGAAGCAAGGAAAAAAAACTTAAAGCGTAAGCGTGGGAGGCCTCCCAAGGTTCGGGACAACTACGAATTACTACCAGCTAAGGAGATAAACTGCAGTGATGATGATAAAGAAGGGAAAACTAAAAAAAAGGCAGAGAAAATGAGTCGCAGGAGACTACAAAGACAGACAGTGAGAGATAAAATTGTGGAATTACTTCTGGGTGCTGGTTGGGAAATTCAATATAGGCCAAGAAATGGTAGAGAATACAAGGATGCAGTGTATGTCAATCCTGAAGGAAGGACTCACTGGTCAGTCACCTTGGCATATCGTGTGCTTAAGAAGCAATATGAAGATAGTGAAGGAAATTCAAATACTTCTAAGCCTGGTTTCAAATTTACTCCATTACCAGAAGAGGAACTTAGCATTCTAACTAAAGTAATGACGAAGGAAAGGTcagacaaaaataaaaagaaaaagaaatggaaCCAAGAGAAGGGTGTGAAAACAACTGAGCTAGTTACTGAAAGGAAAAAGTGGAAACTGCACAAAAGAAAACTGGGTGCTGTACCTGGTGTCAACTTTAAGAAGTTGAAGAGGAGAACAAAACTGAAAACCATGCATCGCAGAGAGAACGATTCAACCTGTACAACAGCCCAGGGAGCAGCAGTATCTGTCAGGGATCATAAGCAACTTGAAGCACATTGTAGAAAGCGATGTGCTCTAATGGTCCGAAATTCTCAGGACCGCATACAATCTGAAACTGATGGTTATGTGCTGTATGATGGGAAGCAAACTGTACTTGCCTGGATGATTGGTCTGGGCACTGTGCAACTAGATGAGAAGGTCCATTACTTGAAACGTAGGAAAACACGGGCTGTGTTGAGGGGTAGGATTACAACAGATGGCATTCAGTGTGACTGCTGTAGTAAAACATTTACAATTGCAGAATTTGAGGCTCATGCAGGTGGTAAATCCTGTCAGCCattcaaaaatatatatctaGAGACTGGGGCTTCACTCTTCCATTGCCAGCTAGATTCATGGAATAAACAAGATGAGTCTTCGCGTAAAGGGTTCCATTTTGTTGATATTGATGGTGAAGATCCTAATGATGATACATGTGGGATTTGTGGAGATGGTGGGGACCTTATTTGTTGTGATGGTTGCCCATCAACGTTCCACCAAAGTTGCCTGGGGATAAAA AAGTTCCCTTCAGGGCTCTGGCACTGCATGTTTTGTTTGTGCAAATTTTGTGGGATGGCCTGTGGGAATATGCTCCAGAGAGATGATGATAATGCTTCTCCATTACTTGCATTGCTTACATGTTGTTTCTGCGAGGAGAAAT ATCACCGATCTTGTGCCCAGGTGAAGGACACAATGAGTGATGATCCTGATAGTTCGTCCTTTTGTGGAAAGACATGCCAAGAG TTGTACAAGAGATTGCACATGCTGTTTGGGGTAAAACATGACCTGGATGAAGGTTTCTCATGGACTTTTCTTCGTCGATTTGATGTTGGGCCTGATGTTTCACTCAGTGGAATGCCTCAGAAAGTTGAATGTAATTCAAAGTTGGCTGTTGCTTTGCATATAATGGATGAGTGTTTTTTGCCCATGGTTGACCACAGAAGTGGGGTTAATCTGATTCACAATATTGTCTATAATTTTGG GTCCAACTTTAACCGATTGAACTATAGTGGTTTCTTCACTGCAATCCTAGAGAGGGGGGATGAAATAATTGCTGCCGCATCAATTAG GATTCATGGGAATCATCTAGCTGAGATGCCATTCATTGGGACCCGCTACATGTACAGGCGCCAAGGAATGTGCCGCCGGCTTCTAAGTGCAATTGAAATG GCCCTGTGTTCTTTAAACATTGAGAAATTGGTCATAcctgctgtttctgagctaagGGAAACATGGACTTCAGTGTTTGGCTTCAAGCCCCTTGAAGGGATGAGCAAGAAAATACTGAGGAACATGAATATGTTGGTATTCCCTGGTGTTGATATGTTACAGAAACCATTGCTAAAGCACCAGTTTCCTGGAGAAAATATGAATCCAATAGAAG GGTTGGAGTCCACTGAATCTGGGAAAGTTCATACCACGGAAGAAATGACAAATAATTTTGTTGGAAGATCTTCTGCAGAATTTGATTTTAAAGGTTCTATTGAGACTGGTATTCCTCATTCATGCAGTATGATAAATGAACTTGCTGCAATTGAACCTATTTCACTTCTTATGGATGGTTGCTTGAATGATACATCTGAAGTTGCAATCCAGAGTGCTAGTACTACAGAATGCCGTGAATTAGGTGTTAATTCTGATAATCTCGATGGAAGAATTGGAAATATTGTGAAATCCCATGATGCTGCCAATGACAAACAATGTGGAAATGAGATGGTAAACAATTCTGATGAGAGATATCCAGGTGGATTTGATTTGGAAGATTGTAGTGAGAATAATTTACCTCATTCCAGTAACATAATAGGTGAATCTGCTCTTGTGGAATCTGTTTCACTTCTTCCTGATGGCTGTTTGAATGATACATCTGATGTTACCACTCAGAGTGCTAATCCAACAAAATGCCATGAGTCAGGTTCGACATCTGGTAATCCAGATAAAAGAAATGAAAGTAATGTAAAACCCCATGATTCTTCACACAACACCGATGAACAAATGGGCAATAAGATGATAAGCAATTCTGATGGGAGATCTTCAACTGGATTTGATTTGAAAGGTTCTAATTATGACAGTAACATGATTGGTGATCGTGCTGCATTTGAACATGATTCAGTATTTCTTGATGGCTGCTTGAACGATACTTCTATCTCAATTCAGGGGGTGAACAATATAAAATTCCAGGTTCAGCAAAGAGTGACTTCAGATATTCTGGATGGAGAAAGCAAAAATATTATGAACCCTCTTGATTCTCTGTGCAAAGTTTGTAAAGAAAGTGAAGGTGAGATGATAAATAATTCTAATGGGAGTGATTCAGCTGGATTTGATTTGAAAAGTTCCAGTGAGACTAATGTAATTGGTGAACCTGCAGCAGCTGAATCTGTTGGACTTCCTGATGGCTGCTTGAATGAGGCATCGGACCTCATAATTCAGGAGAGGAATAAAATAACGTGCCATGATCAATCTGGTACGGTTTCTCATAATCTGGATGGGATAAATGAAAATATTGGAAGCTGTCCTGATTCTCTATGTGATGCTTATGAACAAGTGGCAAAGGTTACTGGACAACAGAATTCTCTGTCAGCTTCCATCATTCCACCCACTGACAATGCATTACAAGAATTGCATGTACAATTGAACAATGCATCAGAGGTGGGAATTCAGTTTTCTGCGGAATCTCTTATTGGATCTGAAGCTGCTAGTCACTTGGGAGAATTTCCACGTGCTTCAAGTGGTGGTGCTGAAAATGTTTCTTGTGAAGTGAAAATAGACGTTAGCAATGTTGAACATAATCCTGATTCTGTTGGAGAGGATTCCATGCATATGACTGCTCAAATCATTAGTTCTCAATCCCAAGACTTGGCTACTGAGTATGGAGTAAATGTTTCAGATGAGAATGCTGTCCTCCATGAGTCTGATACTGGTGTTATTTCTCGTGATGGTGTCAAGTCAACATCCTCAGAAGCTTGCCCAAGAGCACAAGATGCATTAAATGTGTTTTTTCCTGCATTGCCTGTTGAACAAAACTTTAATTCATGTCAAAGGAATGGGCCTGATGGGCAAGAAACAGAAATTGTTGCTATGGATAATGTGATGGCCTCTGATGTCATTGTGAAACCTAATTCGCATGGGTGCATGAATAATGCAATTTGCATGTCTCGAGAGGTTGCATCAAGTTCTTGTGGAGATGGTGTTTATGGCCTGAAAGATATGTCTGCCATAACTCAAAGTGATGCCATTTCTCTTGATGGGGTTTTAATTTCTGGTAAGGCTCATGTGAATAACAAACTGTTAAAGCCCCCAGGTTCTGGTTCTGAGCTTGATCGTGCCAGTGTGACACAAAGCAACTCTGAATCCATGTGTAGTTCAAGCTCTGCTTCTGGCGTTGCCCTTCACTGTGCCTCTGGTGGGGTTAATTCATGTAGTGCCCCTGATGTGATAATGCTATCAAACCAGGCCAATTGA
- the LOC110611711 gene encoding uncharacterized protein LOC110611711 isoform X2 translates to MREGLRSSVKLLAKTDDSESSPCQATVKMDVDSTEEKGFNSSDGKSPKLIGSLTEENKLVSAPKEEAEMNQIDGSTCGDCGAWSDTDEDVTDDRRKRNRINYEGECEDDSVKKLKVKDDAVDGKLQVVGRILRSGCTVKSGGGKKAEGGQSNDGFVGNLTRRDVFEDNGVKVQKEDTVHFDIRDTYLSGNMMRKKIVYTRGRPPKSLKSKFQQKWGDVAKEAIEQSAGRASVKKLKRKRGRPPKVLENYESEKWGGMEKEMIGLSASQAGCQKKNKEIENLKPRRGRPPKAQGSDLSDKRRAALEEEEVNKSAGRESNQLNNEARKKNLKRKRGRPPKVRDNYELLPAKEINCSDDDKEGKTKKKAEKMSRRRLQRQTVRDKIVELLLGAGWEIQYRPRNGREYKDAVYVNPEGRTHWSVTLAYRVLKKQYEDSEGNSNTSKPGFKFTPLPEEELSILTKVMTKERSDKNKKKKKWNQEKGVKTTELVTERKKWKLHKRKLGAVPGVNFKKLKRRTKLKTMHRRENDSTCTTAQGAAVSVRDHKQLEAHCRKRCALMVRNSQDRIQSETDGYVLYDGKQTVLAWMIGLGTVQLDEKVHYLKRRKTRAVLRGRITTDGIQCDCCSKTFTIAEFEAHAGGKSCQPFKNIYLETGASLFHCQLDSWNKQDESSRKGFHFVDIDGEDPNDDTCGICGDGGDLICCDGCPSTFHQSCLGIKFPSGLWHCMFCLCKFCGMACGNMLQRDDDNASPLLALLTCCFCEEKYHRSCAQVKDTMSDDPDSSSFCGKTCQELYKRLHMLFGVKHDLDEGFSWTFLRRFDVGPDVSLSGMPQKVECNSKLAVALHIMDECFLPMVDHRSGVNLIHNIVYNFGSNFNRLNYSGFFTAILERGDEIIAAASIRIHGNHLAEMPFIGTRYMYRRQGMCRRLLSAIEMALCSLNIEKLVIPAVSELRETWTSVFGFKPLEGMSKKILRNMNMLVFPGVDMLQKPLLKHQFPGENMNPIEGLESTESGKVHTTEEMTNNFVGRSSAEFDFKGSIETGIPHSCSMINELAAIEPISLLMDGCLNDTSEVAIQSASTTECRELGVNSDNLDGRIGNIVKSHDAANDKQCGNEMVNNSDERYPGGFDLEDCSENNLPHSSNIIGESALVESVSLLPDGCLNDTSDVTTQSANPTKCHESGSTSGNPDKRNESNVKPHDSSHNTDEQMGNKMISNSDGRSSTGFDLKGSNYDSNMIGDRAAFEHDSVFLDGCLNDTSISIQGVNNIKFQVQQRVTSDILDGESKNIMNPLDSLCKVCKESEGEMINNSNGSDSAGFDLKSSSETNVIGEPAAAESVGLPDGCLNEASDLIIQERNKITCHDQSGTVSHNLDGINENIGSCPDSLCDAYEQVAKVTGQQNSLSASIIPPTDNALQELHVQLNNASEVGIQFSAESLIGSEAASHLGEFPRASSGGAENVSCEVKIDVSNVEHNPDSVGEDSMHMTAQIISSQSQDLATEYGVNVSDENAVLHESDTGVISRDGVKSTSSEACPRAQDALNVFFPALPVEQNFNSCQRNGPDGQETEIVAMDNVMASDVIVKPNSHGCMNNAICMSREVASSSCGDGVYGLKDMSAITQSDAISLDGVLISGKAHVNNKLLKPPGSGSELDRASVTQSNSESMCSSSSASGVALHCASGGVNSCSAPDVIMLSNQAN, encoded by the exons ATGAGAGAGGGCTTGCGATCAAGCGTTAAATTGTTGGCGAAAACCGACGACAGTGAGTCATCGCCGTGCCAAGCGACAGTTAAGATGGATGTCGACAGTACTGAAGAAAAGGGCTTTAATTCGAGTGATGGTAAATCCCCAAAACTGATTGGTTCTTTGACTGAAGAGAACAAATTGGTTTCTGCCCCAAAAGAAGAAGCAGAGATGAATCAGATTGATGGGTCAACGTGTGGGGATTGTGGTGCTTGGAGTGATACTGATGAGGATGTTACTGATGATAGGAGGAAAagaaatagaataaattatgaGGGAGAGTGTGAAGATGATAGTGTCAAAAAACTGAAGGTGAAGGATGATGCTGTGGATGGTAAATTGCAGGTTGTTGGTAGGATTCTGCGGTCTGGGTGTACTGTGAAATCTGGTGGTGGGAAGAAAGCTGAAGGGGGACAAAGTAATGATGGTTTTGTTGGGAACCTGACCAGGAGAGATGTTTTTGAGGATAATGGTGTAAAGGTGCAAAAAGAAGACACTGTTCATTTTGACATACGGGACACTTATCTGTCAGGTAATATGATGAGGAAAAAAATAGTATACACACGTGGGAGGCCTCCCAAGTCTTTGAAGAGTAAGTTTCAGCAAAAATGGGGTGATGTTGCAAAGGAAGCTATTGAACAATCTGCTGGTCGAGCGAGTGTAAAAAAATTGAAGCGCAAGCGTGGGCGGCCTCCCAAGGTACTGGAGAATTATGAGTCTGAGAAGTGGGGTGGCATGGAAAAGGAAATGATTGGTTTATCTGCTAGTCAAGCAGGGTGTCAGAAGAAGAATAAAGAGATTGAAAATTTAAAGCCTAGACGTGGGAGACCACCCAAGGCTCAGGGAAGTGATTTGTCTGACAAGAGAAGGGCTGCATTGGAAGAGGAAGAGGTTAATAAATCTGCTGGCAGAGAGAGTAATCAGCTGAATAATGAAGCAAGGAAAAAAAACTTAAAGCGTAAGCGTGGGAGGCCTCCCAAGGTTCGGGACAACTACGAATTACTACCAGCTAAGGAGATAAACTGCAGTGATGATGATAAAGAAGGGAAAACTAAAAAAAAGGCAGAGAAAATGAGTCGCAGGAGACTACAAAGACAGACAGTGAGAGATAAAATTGTGGAATTACTTCTGGGTGCTGGTTGGGAAATTCAATATAGGCCAAGAAATGGTAGAGAATACAAGGATGCAGTGTATGTCAATCCTGAAGGAAGGACTCACTGGTCAGTCACCTTGGCATATCGTGTGCTTAAGAAGCAATATGAAGATAGTGAAGGAAATTCAAATACTTCTAAGCCTGGTTTCAAATTTACTCCATTACCAGAAGAGGAACTTAGCATTCTAACTAAAGTAATGACGAAGGAAAGGTcagacaaaaataaaaagaaaaagaaatggaaCCAAGAGAAGGGTGTGAAAACAACTGAGCTAGTTACTGAAAGGAAAAAGTGGAAACTGCACAAAAGAAAACTGGGTGCTGTACCTGGTGTCAACTTTAAGAAGTTGAAGAGGAGAACAAAACTGAAAACCATGCATCGCAGAGAGAACGATTCAACCTGTACAACAGCCCAGGGAGCAGCAGTATCTGTCAGGGATCATAAGCAACTTGAAGCACATTGTAGAAAGCGATGTGCTCTAATGGTCCGAAATTCTCAGGACCGCATACAATCTGAAACTGATGGTTATGTGCTGTATGATGGGAAGCAAACTGTACTTGCCTGGATGATTGGTCTGGGCACTGTGCAACTAGATGAGAAGGTCCATTACTTGAAACGTAGGAAAACACGGGCTGTGTTGAGGGGTAGGATTACAACAGATGGCATTCAGTGTGACTGCTGTAGTAAAACATTTACAATTGCAGAATTTGAGGCTCATGCAGGTGGTAAATCCTGTCAGCCattcaaaaatatatatctaGAGACTGGGGCTTCACTCTTCCATTGCCAGCTAGATTCATGGAATAAACAAGATGAGTCTTCGCGTAAAGGGTTCCATTTTGTTGATATTGATGGTGAAGATCCTAATGATGATACATGTGGGATTTGTGGAGATGGTGGGGACCTTATTTGTTGTGATGGTTGCCCATCAACGTTCCACCAAAGTTGCCTGGGGATAAAA TTCCCTTCAGGGCTCTGGCACTGCATGTTTTGTTTGTGCAAATTTTGTGGGATGGCCTGTGGGAATATGCTCCAGAGAGATGATGATAATGCTTCTCCATTACTTGCATTGCTTACATGTTGTTTCTGCGAGGAGAAAT ATCACCGATCTTGTGCCCAGGTGAAGGACACAATGAGTGATGATCCTGATAGTTCGTCCTTTTGTGGAAAGACATGCCAAGAG TTGTACAAGAGATTGCACATGCTGTTTGGGGTAAAACATGACCTGGATGAAGGTTTCTCATGGACTTTTCTTCGTCGATTTGATGTTGGGCCTGATGTTTCACTCAGTGGAATGCCTCAGAAAGTTGAATGTAATTCAAAGTTGGCTGTTGCTTTGCATATAATGGATGAGTGTTTTTTGCCCATGGTTGACCACAGAAGTGGGGTTAATCTGATTCACAATATTGTCTATAATTTTGG GTCCAACTTTAACCGATTGAACTATAGTGGTTTCTTCACTGCAATCCTAGAGAGGGGGGATGAAATAATTGCTGCCGCATCAATTAG GATTCATGGGAATCATCTAGCTGAGATGCCATTCATTGGGACCCGCTACATGTACAGGCGCCAAGGAATGTGCCGCCGGCTTCTAAGTGCAATTGAAATG GCCCTGTGTTCTTTAAACATTGAGAAATTGGTCATAcctgctgtttctgagctaagGGAAACATGGACTTCAGTGTTTGGCTTCAAGCCCCTTGAAGGGATGAGCAAGAAAATACTGAGGAACATGAATATGTTGGTATTCCCTGGTGTTGATATGTTACAGAAACCATTGCTAAAGCACCAGTTTCCTGGAGAAAATATGAATCCAATAGAAG GGTTGGAGTCCACTGAATCTGGGAAAGTTCATACCACGGAAGAAATGACAAATAATTTTGTTGGAAGATCTTCTGCAGAATTTGATTTTAAAGGTTCTATTGAGACTGGTATTCCTCATTCATGCAGTATGATAAATGAACTTGCTGCAATTGAACCTATTTCACTTCTTATGGATGGTTGCTTGAATGATACATCTGAAGTTGCAATCCAGAGTGCTAGTACTACAGAATGCCGTGAATTAGGTGTTAATTCTGATAATCTCGATGGAAGAATTGGAAATATTGTGAAATCCCATGATGCTGCCAATGACAAACAATGTGGAAATGAGATGGTAAACAATTCTGATGAGAGATATCCAGGTGGATTTGATTTGGAAGATTGTAGTGAGAATAATTTACCTCATTCCAGTAACATAATAGGTGAATCTGCTCTTGTGGAATCTGTTTCACTTCTTCCTGATGGCTGTTTGAATGATACATCTGATGTTACCACTCAGAGTGCTAATCCAACAAAATGCCATGAGTCAGGTTCGACATCTGGTAATCCAGATAAAAGAAATGAAAGTAATGTAAAACCCCATGATTCTTCACACAACACCGATGAACAAATGGGCAATAAGATGATAAGCAATTCTGATGGGAGATCTTCAACTGGATTTGATTTGAAAGGTTCTAATTATGACAGTAACATGATTGGTGATCGTGCTGCATTTGAACATGATTCAGTATTTCTTGATGGCTGCTTGAACGATACTTCTATCTCAATTCAGGGGGTGAACAATATAAAATTCCAGGTTCAGCAAAGAGTGACTTCAGATATTCTGGATGGAGAAAGCAAAAATATTATGAACCCTCTTGATTCTCTGTGCAAAGTTTGTAAAGAAAGTGAAGGTGAGATGATAAATAATTCTAATGGGAGTGATTCAGCTGGATTTGATTTGAAAAGTTCCAGTGAGACTAATGTAATTGGTGAACCTGCAGCAGCTGAATCTGTTGGACTTCCTGATGGCTGCTTGAATGAGGCATCGGACCTCATAATTCAGGAGAGGAATAAAATAACGTGCCATGATCAATCTGGTACGGTTTCTCATAATCTGGATGGGATAAATGAAAATATTGGAAGCTGTCCTGATTCTCTATGTGATGCTTATGAACAAGTGGCAAAGGTTACTGGACAACAGAATTCTCTGTCAGCTTCCATCATTCCACCCACTGACAATGCATTACAAGAATTGCATGTACAATTGAACAATGCATCAGAGGTGGGAATTCAGTTTTCTGCGGAATCTCTTATTGGATCTGAAGCTGCTAGTCACTTGGGAGAATTTCCACGTGCTTCAAGTGGTGGTGCTGAAAATGTTTCTTGTGAAGTGAAAATAGACGTTAGCAATGTTGAACATAATCCTGATTCTGTTGGAGAGGATTCCATGCATATGACTGCTCAAATCATTAGTTCTCAATCCCAAGACTTGGCTACTGAGTATGGAGTAAATGTTTCAGATGAGAATGCTGTCCTCCATGAGTCTGATACTGGTGTTATTTCTCGTGATGGTGTCAAGTCAACATCCTCAGAAGCTTGCCCAAGAGCACAAGATGCATTAAATGTGTTTTTTCCTGCATTGCCTGTTGAACAAAACTTTAATTCATGTCAAAGGAATGGGCCTGATGGGCAAGAAACAGAAATTGTTGCTATGGATAATGTGATGGCCTCTGATGTCATTGTGAAACCTAATTCGCATGGGTGCATGAATAATGCAATTTGCATGTCTCGAGAGGTTGCATCAAGTTCTTGTGGAGATGGTGTTTATGGCCTGAAAGATATGTCTGCCATAACTCAAAGTGATGCCATTTCTCTTGATGGGGTTTTAATTTCTGGTAAGGCTCATGTGAATAACAAACTGTTAAAGCCCCCAGGTTCTGGTTCTGAGCTTGATCGTGCCAGTGTGACACAAAGCAACTCTGAATCCATGTGTAGTTCAAGCTCTGCTTCTGGCGTTGCCCTTCACTGTGCCTCTGGTGGGGTTAATTCATGTAGTGCCCCTGATGTGATAATGCTATCAAACCAGGCCAATTGA